A stretch of Deinococcus gobiensis I-0 DNA encodes these proteins:
- a CDS encoding recombinase family protein has protein sequence MPNASLRAATYRRVSTEEQVSNHSLGNQADKLAAFAEQQGYAVVRDYVDPGHSGATRKRPGLEQLLHDARLGLFDTVLIYRLDRLARSTHLAYSVIQELMDVGVGVRSSSEPQIDSTTPMGKVSLGVTAIFAELERDTFMQRSQEGREKSLAAGIYNGGSVSYGYEIKDRRLVIQPQEAEVVRMIFQWYLEHRWATVRIAEELTALNIPTRFRGDGRLFRGKETLGCWRGGSIYRMLKSRTYIGEFQYGRRTASGKKDPDRVIKVAVPPIVDLEVWEAAQEMMVTNRVTALRNAKNIYMLKGLIRCAACGRSYLGAKTNGWAGYRCCGRVVPGAGPRHLACKNTHVPARMVEDPVWERITAILLDPGEVLGQQPLTLIPAELPLVEKALADARTSRERLTDLYLDANAGLSKEGYLSRLAGIDAQLAGLEARVLVLRDTQAQRRQQEQSEKRIYDLSAQYRDRLEHADDQLRQTLAHQLVKRITVQTDGSVDIEWVV, from the coding sequence ATGCCAAACGCTTCCTTGCGCGCTGCGACCTACCGCCGAGTCTCGACCGAGGAGCAGGTCAGCAACCACAGCCTGGGCAATCAAGCGGACAAGCTGGCGGCCTTCGCGGAGCAGCAGGGGTACGCGGTCGTGCGGGACTACGTGGACCCTGGACATAGCGGAGCGACCCGCAAGCGCCCTGGCCTGGAGCAGCTGCTGCATGACGCCCGCCTCGGTCTCTTCGATACCGTGCTGATCTACCGCCTCGACCGCTTGGCGCGCAGCACCCATCTCGCTTACAGCGTCATCCAGGAACTGATGGACGTCGGCGTGGGCGTGCGATCGTCCAGCGAGCCGCAGATCGACAGCACTACTCCCATGGGGAAGGTCAGTCTGGGTGTCACCGCCATCTTCGCCGAGCTGGAACGCGACACCTTCATGCAGCGCTCCCAGGAAGGCCGCGAGAAGTCCCTCGCGGCCGGGATCTACAACGGGGGTAGCGTCTCCTACGGCTACGAAATCAAGGACCGACGCCTGGTCATCCAGCCCCAGGAGGCCGAGGTTGTGCGGATGATCTTCCAGTGGTATCTCGAGCACCGGTGGGCCACGGTGCGCATTGCGGAGGAACTGACGGCCCTGAACATCCCGACCCGCTTCCGGGGCGACGGGCGTTTATTCCGGGGCAAGGAGACACTCGGCTGCTGGCGAGGGGGCAGCATCTACCGGATGCTCAAGAGCCGGACGTATATCGGGGAGTTCCAGTACGGTCGGCGCACAGCGAGCGGGAAGAAGGATCCCGACCGCGTCATCAAGGTGGCGGTGCCGCCGATCGTCGACTTGGAGGTGTGGGAGGCGGCGCAGGAGATGATGGTGACGAATCGCGTCACGGCGCTGAGGAACGCCAAGAACATCTACATGCTCAAGGGTCTGATCCGTTGCGCCGCGTGCGGCCGCTCGTACCTGGGGGCAAAGACGAACGGCTGGGCTGGGTACCGGTGCTGCGGCCGGGTCGTGCCGGGGGCAGGTCCACGCCATCTGGCGTGTAAGAACACGCATGTGCCTGCCCGCATGGTGGAGGATCCGGTGTGGGAGCGGATCACAGCGATCCTGCTGGACCCGGGAGAGGTGTTGGGACAGCAGCCGTTGACCCTGATCCCTGCGGAGCTGCCTCTGGTAGAGAAGGCACTGGCGGACGCCCGCACGAGTCGGGAACGCTTGACGGATCTGTATCTCGACGCCAATGCGGGCCTGAGCAAGGAGGGCTACCTGAGCCGTCTGGCGGGCATCGACGCGCAGCTGGCAGGCTTGGAAGCGAGGGTGCTGGTGTTGCGAGATACGCAGGCGCAACGTCGGCAGCAGGAGCAGTCGGAGAAGCGGATCTATGACCTTTCGGCGCAGTACCGGGATCGGCTGGAGCATGCGGATGATCAGTTGCGGCAGACGCTGGCGCATCAGCTGGTCAAGCGCATCACCGTGCAGACGGACGGCAGTGTCGACATCGAGTGGGTGGTGTAG